The genomic stretch TCCTGGTGCAACTTATCGCCTGGTATTTTGCCTCGCCGGTGGTCATTCAGCAAATCGGCACATGGCTCAATCTTGCACCCCTCATTGAATACCGGGCCAACCCCATCGTCACCGCCATCATGGCCATTACCGTATGCTACGGTGCTTATATGTCGGAGATCGTTCGCGCCGGCATCCAGAGCATTCCCAAGGGGCAGATGGAAGCGGCCAGGTCCCTCGGTATGAGCCATTTCCAGGCTATGCGCTACGTGGTGCTGCCGCAGGCCTTCCGGGTCATCCTGCCGCCCATGGGCAATGAGTTCATCGCCCTGTTGAAGGACTCCTCGCTCGTCTCCGTCGTCGCCGTGGCTGACCTCACCCGCCGCGGCCGGGAGTTCATGGCTGCTAATTTCAACCCTATCGAGACATGGACGATGATCGCTCTCCTCTACCTGATAATGACTTTATTCGCCGCCCGCATCGTTTCCTATATCGAGAAGAAGACCCGGTACGAGAGATAGCCATGCCTGAACCGATTATCGAAATAGAAAACGTGCATAAGCGCTTCGGCCGGGTACTGGCGCTCCGTGGGGTCAGCCTGACAGTAGGAAAAGGCGAGGTGGTGGTTATCATCGGTCCTTCCGGATCCGGCAAATCCACCCTCCTCCGCTGCATCAACCGGCTGGAGGAATACGAGAGCGGGCGTATCGTCGTTGACGGAATACCGCTGGACTCCTCCCAGAACATCAACGCTGTACGCCGTGAAGTGGGTATGGTCTTTCAAT from Dehalogenimonas sp. THU2 encodes the following:
- a CDS encoding amino acid ABC transporter permease, which translates into the protein MKEPEKVSPVEELSFVTGGEINIRQDPWWWLVAAVAALIVLLVVAQPDPFKDIVVFARDGIAVTVLVTVLSYLLMLIAGLFGGLGRMAKNKIVFGIATLYVEIVRGVPLLVQLIAWYFASPVVIQQIGTWLNLAPLIEYRANPIVTAIMAITVCYGAYMSEIVRAGIQSIPKGQMEAARSLGMSHFQAMRYVVLPQAFRVILPPMGNEFIALLKDSSLVSVVAVADLTRRGREFMAANFNPIETWTMIALLYLIMTLFAARIVSYIEKKTRYER